The Terriglobales bacterium genome segment TCCGCAGACCAAGCCCGCCTTTTGGGAGATGGGGCGGGCGCTGGTCTCGCCGAATTTCCGTCAATACGGGATGATCTACGTCGCGGTCGGGATCATCGGCGCCACCGTCATGCCGCACAACCTGTACCTGCACTCGGCGCTGGTGCAGAGCCGCAGGCTGCAGCGGGACGAACACTCCATCCGCAGCGCGATCCGATTTAACACCATTGACTCCATCGTGGCCCTGACCATCGCTTTCTTCGTGAACGCGGCCATCCTGGTGCTGGCGGCGACCGTGTTCTTCGGCAAGGCCAGCGTCGTGGCCGCCGGCGGCCAGGTGGTCACCTTCAGCGCGAACAGTGATTGGATCCGGGTCGCATACTTGACCCTGGCTCCCTTGTTGGGGACGGCCGCCGCCAGCACGCTGTTCGCGGTGGCCTTGCTGGCCAGTGGGCAAAGCAGCACGATCACCGGGACGCTGGCCGGACAGGTGGTGATGGAAGGCTTCATGCGCTGGCGGATCCAGCCGTGGCTGAGGCGGCTCATCACGCGCACCCTGGCCATCCTGCCCGCGGTCTTCATCATCGGCTTGCGGGGCAACAGCGGCGTCACCGACCTGCTCACTCTCAGCCAGGTCGTGCTGGCGCTGCAGCTTCCTTTCGCCATGTTTCCCCTGCTGCATTTCACCAGCTCGCGCAAGCGCATGGGGCCATGGAGGAACAGCCGTTTGCTGCTGGTCGCCGGTTGGGGGAGTGCTATTCTCATCACCGCCATGGACCTCTATGGCCTTCCTGCCTCCCTCCGGGCCGCGTGGCAGGTGATCGCCGGCGGATAGCTTCTCAACGGAAAAGGTCATGTACGACACCATCCTCGTGACGCTCGACAGCACGCCCACCGACCGGGCGATCATCGAGCACGTCAAACGTCTGGCGAAGCTGGCGAACAGCCGCGTGGTGTTGCTCCATGTGGCGGATGGGTGGGCGGCGAGACAATACGGCCCCGACGCCGTCAGTCCCGAGATCGCCGAAGACACCGAGTACTTGCAAAAAGTGCGAGCGGAATTCCAGGCCGCCGGCGTTCCCGCTGAAGCCGAGCTGGCCTACGGCGAGCCCGCTCGGGAGATCGTCAAGTGGGTGGAGCAGAAGGGCTGCGACCTGGTGGCGATGAGCACCCACGGGCATCGCTTCCTTGCCGATCTGTTCCTCGGCACCACTGCCAGTCGCGTGCAACACAGCATCAGCGTCCCCGTTCTTCTGCTCCGGGCAAAGACGAAGTAGCCGCGGGCCAAACGCGCAGCCTTCCTCTCGCGATTGACACCCGCACCGGCGGACGCCTAACCTTGTTTTCTTTTCAAGCCATGAAGGTCCTTGTCATCGGAAGCGGCGGGCGCGAGCACGCGCTGGTGTGGAAGCTGCGGCAGTCGCCGCGGGTGCAGCAGGTGGTGTGCGTCCCGGGGAATGGCGGCATCTGCCGCGACGCCGAATGTGTCGCCGGCGACGTCAAGAGCGTGGACGCGCTCCTCGGCGTCGCCAACCAGGTGCGCCCCGACCTGACGGTGGTCGGGCCCGAGCTTCCGCTCGCCCTGGGCGTGGTGGATGAATTCCAAAAGCGCAGCTTCGCGGTGTTCGGCCCCACGGCCGGCGCGGCGCAGCTGGAATCGAGCAAGAGCTTCGCCAAGGAATTCATGCAGCGGCACCACATTCCCACCGCCCATTACGCGGTCTGCAAGTCCAATGACGAAGTGAAGGGCGCGTTGCCGCACTTCAAGCCTCCCATCGTGGTGAAAGCCGACGGCCTGGCGGCAGGCAAAGGCGTGGTGATCACCGCCACCAAGGACGAGGCCACCGCGGTCGCGGCCGAGATGCTCAGCGGCAAGATGCTGGGTGACGCCGGCGTCAAGGTCGTGCTCGAAGAATGCCTGCAGGGCGAGGAGCTCTCGTTTCTGGTGATGAGCGACGGGGAGCGCGTGGTGCCGCTGGTGGCGGCCCAGGACCACAAGCGCGTGGGCGACAACGACAGCGGACCCAATACCGGCGGCATGGGCGCGTACTCGACCGATGCGCTGCTCGATCCCAAGATGCAGGGCTGGCTGATCACGCACATCGCCAAGCCGGTGGTGGCCGGTATGGCCGCCGAAGGGCATCCGTACAAGGGCATTCTCTACTGCGGGCTGATGATGACCGCGCGCGGGCCCATGGTGCTGGAATTCAACTGCCGCTTCGGCGACCCCGAGACCCAGCCCATCTTGATGCGCCTGGAATCCGACCTGGTGGACGCCATCGAGGCCGCCATCGGAGGGCGCGCCAGCGAGGGAGACTTCCGCTGGGCGAAGGACCCGTCGGTCTGCGTGGTGCTGGCATCCGGCGGCTATCCGGGTGCCTACGAGTCGGGGAAGAAGATCACCGGGTTGGAGCAGGCGGCCAAGGTCGAGGGCACGGCCGTGTTCCACGCCGGCACGTCGTACCGCGACGGCGGGTTCTACACCGCCGGCGGCCGCGTGCTGGGAGTGACGGCGCGGGCCGCCGATCTGCCCACCG includes the following:
- a CDS encoding Nramp family divalent metal transporter, which produces MTDHIPYDGPRSLEGVHSTVAVPHHEAGFWEQWRAFVGPAILISVGYMDPGNWGTDLQAGAQFKYGLLWVVGLASLMAIFMQIISARLGVVTGKDLAQCCRDWYPPWTRWPNWLLGEVAIGACDLAEVLGSAVALNLLFHIPLLWAVIITGLDVLLLLALQRFGMRTIEAVVVLLVATIGICYFIELFVLPQTKPAFWEMGRALVSPNFRQYGMIYVAVGIIGATVMPHNLYLHSALVQSRRLQRDEHSIRSAIRFNTIDSIVALTIAFFVNAAILVLAATVFFGKASVVAAGGQVVTFSANSDWIRVAYLTLAPLLGTAAASTLFAVALLASGQSSTITGTLAGQVVMEGFMRWRIQPWLRRLITRTLAILPAVFIIGLRGNSGVTDLLTLSQVVLALQLPFAMFPLLHFTSSRKRMGPWRNSRLLLVAGWGSAILITAMDLYGLPASLRAAWQVIAGG
- a CDS encoding universal stress protein translates to MYDTILVTLDSTPTDRAIIEHVKRLAKLANSRVVLLHVADGWAARQYGPDAVSPEIAEDTEYLQKVRAEFQAAGVPAEAELAYGEPAREIVKWVEQKGCDLVAMSTHGHRFLADLFLGTTASRVQHSISVPVLLLRAKTK
- the purD gene encoding phosphoribosylamine--glycine ligase, with product MKVLVIGSGGREHALVWKLRQSPRVQQVVCVPGNGGICRDAECVAGDVKSVDALLGVANQVRPDLTVVGPELPLALGVVDEFQKRSFAVFGPTAGAAQLESSKSFAKEFMQRHHIPTAHYAVCKSNDEVKGALPHFKPPIVVKADGLAAGKGVVITATKDEATAVAAEMLSGKMLGDAGVKVVLEECLQGEELSFLVMSDGERVVPLVAAQDHKRVGDNDSGPNTGGMGAYSTDALLDPKMQGWLITHIAKPVVAGMAAEGHPYKGILYCGLMMTARGPMVLEFNCRFGDPETQPILMRLESDLVDAIEAAIGGRASEGDFRWAKDPSVCVVLASGGYPGAYESGKKITGLEQAAKVEGTAVFHAGTSYRDGGFYTAGGRVLGVTARAADLPTALARVYEAVDRIQFEGMHYRKDIAARAMKQKA